From the genome of Spinacia oleracea cultivar Varoflay chromosome 2, BTI_SOV_V1, whole genome shotgun sequence, one region includes:
- the LOC130467084 gene encoding uncharacterized protein, which produces MAIAIAIGYITHTFILSTCATLPNYIDRTPLESESERASIRDTMLQLFTKHPSVCRHMTRMSTEAFAKLVQILKGRGLLRDSRRSSVEEQVAKFLFVVGHNIRNRTNGGIFRRSPETNSRHFHNVLEAIIMLEDIFLIQPDGSSVPPEIQNSHRFSPYFKDCVGAIDGTHFRVKASSDSVNRYRGRKNFPTQNVLASCSFDLKFTYVLPGWEGSASDSRIIKDALRRFYLVDAGFMLNSGLIAPYRGVRYHLKEYSKRAPENAHELFNLRHSSLRNAIERAFGVLKKRFPIVASGTEPHFGVDSQTDVILACCILHNYLMGIDPDEDLIAEVDAEILVRRRHRSRLLVNNPVECGQGKRIRDNIAKEMWNDYIKSRGHGS; this is translated from the exons ACTTTTATATTATCAACATGTGCTACCTTGCCGAACTATATAGATAGAACACCCCTTGAAAGTGAATCAGAAAGGGCGTCTATAAGGGATACGATGTTGCAATTATTTACCAAACATCCATCAGTTTGCCGTCATATGACACGCATGAGTACGGAAGCATTTGCCAAATTAGTCCAGATACTTAAAGGTAGAGGATTGCTACGAGATAGTAGACGTAGTAGTGTTGAGGAACAAGTAGCCAAATTTTTGTTCGTAGTAGGACATAATATTAGAAATCGTACTAATGGTGGTATCTTTCGTCGTTCACCCGAGACCAATAGCCGACACTTTCATAATGTACTTGAAGCCATTATAATGCTAGAAGATATATTCTTGATCCAACCAGATGGTTCAAGTGTGCCTCCGGAAATCCAAAACAGTCATAGATTTTCTCCATACTTTAAg GATTGTGTTGGTGCTATAGATGGAACTCATTTTCGTGTCAAAGCATCATCTGATAGTGTCAATAGATACCGAGGAAGAAAGAATTTTCCCACACAAAATGTACTAGCATCTTGTTCTTTTGATTTAAAATTTACATATGTCTTACCTGGATGGGAGGGATCTGCATCTGATTCAAGGATAATTAAAGATGCACTAA GGAGGTTTTATCTTGTGGATGCTGGATTTATGTTAAATAGTGGCTTAATTGCACCATATCGAGGTGTACGTTATCATTTGAAAGAATATTCAAAACGTGCACCAGAAAATGCACACGAGTTGTTTAACCTTCGACATTCATCTTTAAGAAATGCCATTGAAAGAGCATTTGGGGTATTGAAGAAGCGTTTTCCGATAGTAGCTAGTGGTACAGAGCCACATTTTGGTGTTGATTCACAAACGGATGTTATATTAGCATGTTGTATTTTACATAACTATTTAATGGGTATAGATCCAGATGAAGATTTAATTGCAGAAGTTGATGCTGAAATATTAGTAAGAAGAAGACATAGGAGTCGATTGTTGGTAAACAATCCAGTTGAGTGTGGACAGGGGAAAAGGATCAGGGATAATATAGCAAAAGAAATGTGGAATGACTATATTAAAAGCAGAGGACATGGTTCATAA